The following are encoded in a window of Lates calcarifer isolate ASB-BC8 linkage group LG20, TLL_Latcal_v3, whole genome shotgun sequence genomic DNA:
- the LOC108893798 gene encoding pecanex-like protein 3 isoform X3 — MGSQALQILRQGVWASLTGGWYVDPHQSTFSNCFHLYLWIFLLAFPFLLYMALPPSLVVAGVYSAVVAVFFTAIKVVNYRLHAMFDLGEIVEKKQASLTAEAPRTEEGDEGSGVHDGNQHRDSHVGVEMTVFRKVNSTPPVRCSSQHSLFGLNQVSEFLPQLEDTGGTKDIKELMREQGSNNVIVTSAQREILRQSSQDTIRAPSMVQSCIVAGLGGDFPGPMGVSGVSAGFGEPGDCVSIPPSPSSQEDGGEKEQIQEVDELPEQLSHRSPEDNGLGAYSPLGPSAESESLGDTPLSPLIKSSLSEELSENLLGLGLDPVAFAPGTEHPGSRSGVALAAGSTDSCFSAGGATTDRETLSTVSSYRSEKTDSTQLESPSFSQPRPADGQSSASAKAMGSNVPEHAEDPSGQGGSDTDNLSDSVLLRSPSKEFSLSQGLDRTLVEGEDLPPAPSDIAPPPPLQNSSPSSSGHSEVCDLDRSVPVPPLPPPRQANSVPSGLALGLVCSEPALPISSTPFLLSDQPALQAQQVVRPKDLKLLRASGSSVGHRPGRRKAPRRRAGAGSSSFDCGSYRRHHNHRQHRDYIPVRNRLGAKAYSESLFEDSSDEDDGSDMSAGSSLGSQRRYSSDDDDDDDDDDSSSSTSCYSPDLANTGITSPLPTAAQLPTPREGDLPETAGPSHSRAAQRSSSTASAKTHARVLSMDGAGGSQSNTAALPSTLLTMPSTSTPAPRTLTISKSDLEARNIHTDGFLGTHHHRLDSLGGSWTGNQMGWRAGELVEEGAVGGAMAPEDGGKHDSVSSVKRTQAIRRRHNAGSNPTPPPSTMGSPPSLQDLQRARTSSHSRTRTLPSALQFASAILMSRSGIHEASTFDDTSEGAVHYFFDESGVKRSYTFGPAGGGYEDPVQERERQSQSSSFTSTEVQEGAPVLPMLQPRPVVLQGMQFDLDHESLQESQENTLMIEEKAKPKQYYRFWVLPGKWLRVRYDRLALLALLDRNRRVGENVFAVVLASLVAFLGFLLLLQGFFRDIWVFQFCLVIASCQYSLLKSVQPDAASPMHGHNWIIVYSRPVYFCLCCVMIWIFDLSGRSGSLQPFSLYGVTFFSAHFLLCVRDMLIVFALCFPVIFLFGLLPQVNTFVMCLLEQIDMHIFGGTATTSPLSSLFSLIRSVLVAALLYGFCLGAITAPWGDAHVPVLFSVFCGLLLALSYHLSRQSSDPTILWSLVRSKLFPELENRTPEEPPVEIKDPLPEKLRNSVKEILHSDLVMCPLMAVITFAISASTVFIALQPALSFVLYILAGVVGFITHYLLPQLRKQLPWFCLAHPVLRSREYSQFEVRDAAQLMWFEKLYAWLQCVEKYFIYPAVVLNSLTTEARTVGQNHKDLDIYSRALFISVAGMKLLRSSFCAPSQQYVTLCFTTLFFHFDYPHFSETFLIDYYFMSILFSKMWDLLYKLRFVLTYIAPWQITWGSAFHAFAQPFAVPHSAVLFVQAIFSALFSTPLNPVLGSAVFVTSYTRPVKFWERDYNTKRVDHSNTRLATQLDRNPGADDNNLNSIFYEHLTRSLQHSLCGDLLLGRWGNYSTGDCFILASDYLNALVHIIEIGNGLVTFQLRGLEFRGTYCQQREVEAITEGVEEDEGCCCCEPGHLPHMLSFNAAFGQRWLAWEVAATKYVLEGYSISDNNAASMLQVFDLRKILITYYVKSIIYYVSRSSKLEEWLTNETIQEALRPCLGPNYVDSDPTFNLNIDEDYDHRASGITPTSFCMVYLDWIQYCNSRRQTPVTCERDSPLVNLCFGLCILGRRALGTASHSMSASLEPFLYGLHALFKGDFRITSPRDEWVFADMDLLNRVVAPGVRMSLKLHQDHFTSPDEYEDPMVLYDAITANEEKMLISHEGDPVWRSAILANMPSLLALRHIMDDGSDEYKIIMLNKRFLSFRVIKVNRECVRGLWAGQQQELVFLRNRNPERGSIQNAKQALRNMINSSCDQPIGYPIYVSPLTTSYAGGHSQLRSVWGGPVSPHNIYTWLISSWDRLQKGCGAGCNSGGNIEDSDCGGGSTSISTNPAVHTTQSTPASSLPQPHITTVQPSMGTDNPVGPTQTWPHHAQPLPLALLSQSEGRMEAGLLTSLQRTSSIQGLLGQQLSSSQLSFSSSVAPPPLPGPERFCPASLLDNSGHRAGQRAGLGQGSGLHYESHFGKWSFSGRKGFNGPAAVEGEGGTVQTIRTQPTPPAPLQEVSPTQDPLGATQTMDPTLLTAVDPPTPREESTELPLLEHLR, encoded by the exons ATGGGTTCCCAAGCTCTACAGATATTGCGGCAGGGTGTGTGGGCTTCGCTCACTGGAGGCTGGTATGTGGACCCCCATCAGAGCACGTTCTCCAACTGCTTCCACCTCTACCTTTGGATATTTCTCCTGGCCTTCCCCTTTCTGCTGTACATG GCTCTTCCTCCTAGCTTGGTGGTAGCAGGTGTCTACTCTGCTGTGGTGGCAGTGTTTTTCACAGCCATTAAGGTGGTGAACTACCGGCTTCATGCTATGTTTGACCTTGGGGAGATTGTAGAGAAGAAGCAGGCCTCACTCACAGCTGAAGCCCCaaggacagaggaaggagatgaaggTTCAGGTGTCCACGATGGAAATCAACACAG GGATAGCCATGTTGGTGTAGAGATGACTGTGTTTCGGAAGGTCAACTCAACACCCCCAGTGCGCTGTAGCTCCCAGCACTCGTTGTTTGGATTGAACCAGGTGTCG GAGTTCTTGCCCCAGCTGGAGGATACAGGAGGCACTAAAG ATATCAAAGAGCTAATGCGGGAGCAAGGAAGCAATAATGTGATTGTTACATCAGCTCAACGAGAGATCCTACGTCAGAGTTCCCAGGACACCATTA GAGCTCCCAGTATGGTCCAGTCCTGCATTGTAGCTGGTCTGGGAGGTGATTTCCCAGGTCCCATGGGAGTATCCGGAGTATCGGCTGGATTTGGAGAACCTGGAGACTGCGTGTCTATCCCCCCTTCACCCTCCAGTCAAGAAGATGGAGGCGAGAAAGAACAGATACAGGAAGTGGACGAGTTACCAGAGCAGCTGTCTCATCGGAGTCCTGAGGACAATGGTTTGGGGGCTTATTCTCCCCTTGGCCCCTCTGCTGAATCAGAGAGCCTGGGGGATACTCCCCTTAGCCCGCTTATAAAGAGCAGCTTAAGTGAGGAGCTGAGTGAAAATCTGCTGGGTTTGGGCCTCGACCCTGTGGCATTTGCACCTGGGACTGAGCACCCAGGCAGCCGCAGTGGGGTGGCGCTAGCTGCCGGATCCACAGACAGTTGTTTCAGTGCAGGTGGAGCCACCACAGATCGTGAGACGCTAAGCACTGTTAGCAGTTACCGCAGTGAAAAAACTGATTCCACTCAGCTGGAAAGCCCTTCTTTCAGCCAGCCACGGCCTGCAGATGGACAGTCGTCTGCCTCAGCAAAAGCGATGGGCTCCAATGTCCCTGAGCATGCAGAAGATCCATCAGGACAGGGTGGCAGTGATACAGACAACCTGTCAGACAGTGTGTTACTGCGTTCCCCTTCCAAAGAGTTCTCCCTCAGCCAGGGGCTAGACAGGACACTTGTTGAAGGAGAGGATTTGCCTCCTGCACCCTCTGATATTGCACCGCCCCCTCCTCTCCAGAACTCTTCCCCTTCAAGTAGTGGCCATTCAGAGGTTTGTGATTTAGACAGAAGTGTCCCAGTTCCTCCTCTGCCCCCACCTCGGCAGGCCAATTCAGTGCCCTCAGGGCTGGCCCTGGGTCTAGTGTGTTCTGAGCCTGCCTTGCCCATATCATCTACCCCCTTCTTACTGTCTGACCAGCCTGCTCTGCAAGCCCAGCAGGTTGTGCGCCCTAAAGACTTAAAGCTGCTGCGGGCCAGCGGCAGTAGTGTGGGGCACAGGCCAGGGCGAAGGAAAGCTCCACGGAGGCGAGCTGGAGCAGGAAGCAGTAGTTTTGACTGTGGTTCTTACAGGCGTCACCACAATCATAGACAACACAGAGATTACATCCCAGTGCGCAACCGACTGGGCGCCAAGGCGTACAGTGAAAGTCTGTTTGAGGATTCCAGTGACGAGGACGACGGCAGCGACATGAGCGCTGGTTCTAGTCTGGGCTCCCAGCGCCGGTACAGCTCggatgatgacgacgacgacgacgatgatgacTCAAGTTCCTCTACCTCCTGCTACTCCCCGGACCTTGCTAACACTGGCATTACATCCCCACTCCCCACTGCTGCTCAACTGCCCACTCCTAGGGAAGGGGATTTACCTGAAACTGCTGGCCCCTCTCATTCTCGTGCTGCTCAGCGCTCTTCTAGCACAGCTAGTGCTAAGACTCATGCAAGAGTGCTAAGTATGGATGGGGCAGGTGGAAGCCAGAGCAACACGGCAGCTCTGCCTTCTACTCTGCTTACAatgccctccacctccacccctgcaCCTCGAACTCTCACCATCTCTAAGTCAGATCTGGAAGCCCGCAACATTCATACTGACGGCTTCCTAGGAACTCATCACCATCGGCTGGATTCTCTTGGAGGCTCTTGGACTGGCAACCAGATGGGCTGGAGGGCAGGAGAGCTGGTTGAAGAGGGAGCTGTGGGAGGAG CCATGGCTCCAGAGGATGGGGGCAAACACGACTCGGTCAGCAGTGTAAAGAGGACCCAGGCCATCCGCAGGAGACACAATGCTGGGAGCAACCCTACACCGCCCCCGTCCACCATGGGATCCCCTCCCAG CCTGCAAGACCTCCAGAGGGCTCGGACCTCCTCTCATTCACGGACTCGCACACTTCCTTCAGCCTTACAGTTCGCCTCTGCAATCCTAATGTCCCGCAGCGGCATCCATGAGGCCTCCACCTTCGACGACACATCAGAGGGAGCAGTGCACTATTTCTTTGACGAGAGCG GAGTGAAGAGGTCCTACACGTTTGGACCTGCTGGAGGCGGTTATGAGGACCCAGTTCA GGAAAGGGAGCGGCAGTCCCAGTCCTCAAGCTTCACCTCCACAGAGGTCCAGGAAGGGGCACCAGTCCTGCCTATGCTCCAGCCCAGacctgtggttttacagggcATGCAG TTTGATCTGGATCACGAGTCTCTACAAGAATCCCAGGAAAACACTCTGATGATTGAGGAGAAAGCCAAACCCAAACAGTACTATCGCTTTTGGGTGCTCCCCGGGAAGTGGCTGAGGGTTCGATATGATCGATTGGCTCTTCTGGCCTTATTGGATAG GAACCGTCGTGtgggagaaaatgtgtttgctgtggTGCTGGCCAGTCTGGTGGCCTTCCTGGGGTTCCTACTGCTGCTCCAGGGCTTTTTCAGGGACATCTGGGTCTTCCAGTTTTGCCTGGTCATTGCTAGCTGCCAGTACTCCTTACTGAAG AGCGTACAACCAGATGCAGCTTCTCCCATGCAC GGCCATAACTGGATCATCGTGTACAGTCGGCCGGTCTACTTCTGCTTGTGCTGTGTGATGATCTGGATCTTTGACCTATCTGGGCGCTCTGGAAGCCTGCAGCCCTTCTCCCTCTATGGTGTCACCTTTTTCTCTGCAcacttcctgctctgtgtcagGGATATGCTCATTG TGTTTGCCTTGTGTTTCCCGGTCATTTTCCTGTTTGGGTTGCTACCTCAGGTCAACACTTTTGTGATGTGTCTGCTGGAGCAGATCGACATGCACATTTTTGGTGGAACTG CCACCACTAGCCCCCTCTCATCTCTGTTCAGCCTCATACGCAGCGTGCTGGTGGCTGCTCTGCTGTATGGATTTTGCCTCGGTGCTATCACC GCACCATGGGGGGATGCCCATGTGCCAGtactgttctctgtcttttgtgGCCTACTCCTGGCCTTATCCTACCACCTCAGCCGCCAAAGCAGTGATCCCACCATCCTGTG GTCATTGGTCCGGTCAAAATTATTCCCAGAGCTGGAGAACCGAACACCAGAAGAACCCCCTGTGGAGATCAAGGACCCTCTTCCAGAGAAGCTGCGTAACTCTGTG AAGGAGATTCTTCATTCAGACCTCGTCATGTGCCCCCTCATGGCTGTGATTACCTTTGCCATCAGTGCCAGCACAGTTTTCATCGCTCTACAA CCTGCCCTTAGCTTTGTCTTATACATCCTGGCTGGAGTTGTAGGCTTCATCACACACTATCTCCTGCCGCAGCTCCGCAAACAGCTGCCGTGGTTTTGTCTGGCTCACCCTGTGCTCCGCTCCAGAGAGTACAGTCAGTTTGAGGTCCGAG ATGCTGCTCAGTTGATGTGGTTTGAGAAGCTGTATGCGTGGCTTCAATGTGTGGAGAAGTATTTCATCTACCCGGCTGTGGTGCTTAACTCCCTAACGACAGAAGCTCGAACAGTGGGCCAGAACCACAAAGACCTGGACATCTA TAGCCGAGCTCTCTTCATCTCAGTCGCAGGCATGAAGCTGCTGCGTTCGTCCTTCTGTGCCCCGTCGCAGCAGTACGTCACGCTGTGCTTCACCACGCTCTTCTTCCACTTTGACTATCCACACTTCTCAGAAACCTTCCTTATCGACTACTACTTCATGTCCATCCTCTTCAGCAAG ATGTGGGACCTGCTGTACAAGCTGCGCTTTGTGTTGACTTACATCGCCCCCTGGCAGATCACCTGGGGCTCAGCCTTCCACGCCTTCGCTCAACCCTTTGCCGTGCCCC ACTCTGCTGTGCTTTTTGTCCAGGCCATCTTTTCTGCCCTATTTTCCACCCCTCTCAATCCTGTCCTAGGCAGTGCTGTGTTTGTCACCTCATACACCAGACCTGTAAAATTCTGGGAGCGCGACTacaa CACCAAGCGGGTCGATCATTCTAACACCAGACTTGCCACTCAATTAGACCGCAACCCAG GTGCTGATGACAACAATCTGAACTCGATTTTCTACGAGCACCTGACACGCTCTCTGCAGCACAGCCTGTGCGGAGACCTGCTGCTTGGCCGCTGGGGCAACTACAGCACAGGCGACTGCTTCATCCTCGCCTCGGACTACCTCAACGCTCTGGTGCACATCATTGAGATCGGCAATGGTCTGGTCACCTTCCAGCTGAGGGGTTTGGAGTTCAGAG GTACCTACTGTCagcagagggaggtggaggcCATCAcagagggggtggaggaggacgagggatgctgctgctgcgaaCCCGGTCACCTGCCCCACATGCTGTCATTCAACGCTGCCTTTGGACAGCGCTGGCTGGCATGGGAGGTCGCCGCCACCAAGTACGTACTAGAGGGCTACAGCATCAGCGACAACAACGCAGCCTCCATGTTGCAAGTATTCGACTTGCGGAAGATCCTCATTACATACTATGTCAAG AGCATCATCTACTATGTTAGTCGATCCTCTAAGCTGGAGGAGTGGCTGACTAATGAGACGATTCAGGAGGCTCTGCGGCCTTGTCTCGGGCCAAACTATGTAGACAGTGACCCCACCTTCAACCTGAACATCGATGAGGACTATGACCACAGGGCCTCCGGCATTACTCCCACCTCATTCTGCATGGTTTACCTGGATTGGATTCAGTATTGCAACAGCAGGCGGCAAACG CCGGTTACTTGTGAAAGAGATTCTCCGCTTGTCAACCTCTGTTTTGGTCTGTGTATCCTGGGAAGAAGAGCTCTGGGCACAGCCTCCCACAGCATGTCTGCAAG CTTGGAGCCATTTCTCTATGGCCTCCATGCACTTTTCAAGGGAGACTTTCGCATCACGTCTCCAAGGGATGAATGGGTGTTTGCAGACATGGACCTGCTGAATCGAGTCGTGGCCCCAGGAGTGCGGATGTCCCTCAAACTGCATCAG GACCACTTTACATCTCCAGATGAGTATGAGGATCCGATGGTCCTGTACGACGCCATCACTGCCAACGAGGAGAAGATGCTGATATCACACGAGGGTGACCCCGTGTGGCGCAGCGCTATTCTAGCGAACATGCCCTCTCTGCTGGCGCTGCGCCACATCATGGATGACGGCAGCGACGAGTATAAGATCATCATGCTTAACAAGAGGTTCCTCAGCTTCAGAGTCATCAAG GTGAACAGAGAGTGCGTGCGTGGGCTGTGGGCGGGGCAACAGCAGGAGCTGGTTTTCCTGCGTAATCGGAACCCAGAGCGCGGCAGCATCCAAAATGCCAAACAGGCCCTGAGGAATATGATCAACTCCTCATGCGACCAGCCCATTGGCTACCCCATCTACGTGTCCCCCCTCACCACCTCATACGCTGGGGGACACAGCCAGCTCCGGTCTGTATGGGGAGGACCCGTCAGCCCACACAACATTTACACCTGGCTCATCAGTAGCTGGGACAG GTTACAGAAAGGCTGTGGTGCTGGATGCAACAGTGGAGGAAACATTGAAGACTCGGACTGTGGAGGCGgctccacctccatctccacTAACCCAGCCGTTCACACCACCCAGAGTACACCAGCCTCCAGCCTTCCCCAGCCACACATAACCACTGTCCAGCCCTCTATGG GTACAGACAACCCTGTAGGTCCAACCCAGACCTGGCCTCACCACGCCCAACCTCTTCCACTAGCTctgctcagccaatcagagggcaGGATGGAGGCAGGCCTACTCACATCCCTACAGCGTACATCCTCTATCCAGGGGCTCCTGGGCCAGCAGCTGTCCAGCTCACAGCTCTCCTTCAGCAGTTCTGTGGCCCCGCCTCCTCTGCCAGGCCCAGAGCGCTTCTGCCCGGCGAGCCTCTTGGATAACTCGGGGCACAGAGCGGGCCAGCGGGCTGGCCTCGGCCAGGGAAGCGGACTACACTACGAGAGCCACTTTGGCAAGTGGAGTTTTTCGGGCAGGAAGGGCTTTAACGGACCAGCTGCAGTGGAAGGGGAAGGAGGAACAGTACAGACCATACGCACACAG CCTACTCCTCCTGCACCCCTACAAGAAGTCAGTCCAACACAAGATCCTCTGGGAGCCACTCAAACGATGGATCCAACCCTGCTGACTGCAGtggacccccccaccccccgagAGGAATCCACAGAGCTGCCTTTACTTGAGCACCTGCGCTGA